A genomic segment from Panulirus ornatus isolate Po-2019 chromosome 20, ASM3632096v1, whole genome shotgun sequence encodes:
- the LOC139755837 gene encoding uncharacterized protein isoform X2: protein MPVFACGINACGQIQEGGPYILCCPIPITCFQDISQVQVTFSHILWKTSLGWKWTGYQNHDVLDLKELDLLWKIFVSENRIVAINTSDSVVVWEKKGWRNLHFQKDHGKEEHEPCSSLRSELSIQDMSSALRTEEQDCSEKIGINECEREELDTMYESNKQKLEVEHFPKHQSEVCDAGLVQNEGHTHARGTSNLAICQVALEDNALLALDKDGMLFSGCVPVSLKPKITEVALGKEHNVALTADGVLLTWGDGMRGQLGIGELCHSEKPVVIENLQGIVISSVVCGGWHSVALSHTGDAYVWGWNESGQLGFPPNSQGNHSVIKSIEHKCLCLENLPVDGRRICKSIGSITVSDSHKSSHGSTDPHVESLSQYPGTVSNIDNEDDRSSKGKYDEVKRKKQNYRPSDIRINQEHSIDRINVQASPRLLDFWSENVNIVDVQCGDRHTLFQLDDGSVWSAGMNKDICY, encoded by the exons ATGCCAGTTTTTGCCTGTGGTATAAATGCATGTGGTCAAATTCAAGAAGGTGGCCCTTATATATTGTGCTGCCCCATTCCAATAACATGTTTTCAAGATATCAGCCAAGTGCAAGTGACTTTCAGCCATATACTTTGGAAGACAT ctttAGGTTGGAAGTGGACAGGATACCAGAATCATGATGTTCTAGATCTAAAAGAGCTAGACCTGCTTTGGAAG ATTTTTGTCAGTGAGAACCGTATAGTGGCAATCAATACTTCTGATTCAGTGGTAGTTTGGGAGAAGAAGGGATGGAGGAATCTACATTTCCAGAAAGATCATGGAAAGGAAGAGCATGAACCCTGTAGTAGTTTAAGGAGTGAATTATCCATACAGGACATGAGTTCAGCATTAAGGACTGAAGAACAAGATTGCTCAGAAAAAATTGGCATTAATGAGTGTGAAAGAGAGGAATTAGATACCATGTATGAAAGCAATAAACAGAAGTTAGAAGTTGAGCATTTTCCCAAGCATCAGAGTGAAGTATGTGATGCAGGCTTGGTGCAAAATGAAGGCCATACCCATGCAAGAGGTACTTCAAACTTGGCTATCTGCCAAGTTGCTTTGGAGGATAATGCTCTCCTTGCACTTGATAAAG ATGGAATGTTGTTCTCTGGCTGTGTTCCCGTCTCACTTAAACCGAAGATTACTGAAGTTGCACTGGGAAAGGAACATAATGTGGCATTGACAGCAGATGGAGTTCTTCTGACATGGGGGGACGGAAT GCGTGGACAATTAGGCATTGGTGAATTGTGCCACAGTGAAAAACCAGTGGTCATAGAGAATCTTCAGGGTATTGTTATCTCTTCTGTAGTTTGTGGAGGCTGGCACTCTGTTG CATTGAGTCATACTGGAGATGCATATGTTTGGGGTTGGAATGAAAGTGGACAGCTGGGCTTTCCACCAAATTCTCAGGGTAACCATTCAGTCATTAAATCAATTGAACACAAGTGTCTTTGCCTTGAGAATTTACCAGTTGATGGCAGGAGGATATGCAAAAGCATTGGAAGCATAACTGTGTCTGACAGCCACAAGTCATCACATGGTAGCACAGACCCCCATGTTGAATCTCTTAGCCAGTATCCAGGCACTGTTTCAAACatagataatgaagatgatagaAGCTCTAAGGGGAAatatgatgaagtgaagagaaagAAGCAGAATTATAGGCCTTCAGATATTAGAATAAACCAAGAGCACAGTATTGATAGAATTAATGTTCAAGCATCTCCCAGACTGCTGGACTTCTGGAGTGAAAATGTAAACATTGTGGATGTTCAGTGTGGAGACAGACACACTTTGTTTCAATTAG ATGATGGAAGTGTATGGTCAGCTGGCATGAAcaa GGATATCTGCTATTAA
- the LOC139755837 gene encoding uncharacterized protein isoform X1: protein MPVFACGINACGQIQEGGPYILCCPIPITCFQDISQVQVTFSHILWKTSLGWKWTGYQNHDVLDLKELDLLWKIFVSENRIVAINTSDSVVVWEKKGWRNLHFQKDHGKEEHEPCSSLRSELSIQDMSSALRTEEQDCSEKIGINECEREELDTMYESNKQKLEVEHFPKHQSEVCDAGLVQNEGHTHARGTSNLAICQVALEDNALLALDKDGMLFSGCVPVSLKPKITEVALGKEHNVALTADGVLLTWGDGMRGQLGIGELCHSEKPVVIENLQGIVISSVVCGGWHSVALSHTGDAYVWGWNESGQLGFPPNSQGNHSVIKSIEHKCLCLENLPVDGRRICKSIGSITVSDSHKSSHGSTDPHVESLSQYPGTVSNIDNEDDRSSKGKYDEVKRKKQNYRPSDIRINQEHSIDRINVQASPRLLDFWSENVNIVDVQCGDRHTLFQLDDGSVWSAGMNKYGQLGLGHTEAVEVPAEVFSKGITRIFAGGWNSVFFIL, encoded by the exons ATGCCAGTTTTTGCCTGTGGTATAAATGCATGTGGTCAAATTCAAGAAGGTGGCCCTTATATATTGTGCTGCCCCATTCCAATAACATGTTTTCAAGATATCAGCCAAGTGCAAGTGACTTTCAGCCATATACTTTGGAAGACAT ctttAGGTTGGAAGTGGACAGGATACCAGAATCATGATGTTCTAGATCTAAAAGAGCTAGACCTGCTTTGGAAG ATTTTTGTCAGTGAGAACCGTATAGTGGCAATCAATACTTCTGATTCAGTGGTAGTTTGGGAGAAGAAGGGATGGAGGAATCTACATTTCCAGAAAGATCATGGAAAGGAAGAGCATGAACCCTGTAGTAGTTTAAGGAGTGAATTATCCATACAGGACATGAGTTCAGCATTAAGGACTGAAGAACAAGATTGCTCAGAAAAAATTGGCATTAATGAGTGTGAAAGAGAGGAATTAGATACCATGTATGAAAGCAATAAACAGAAGTTAGAAGTTGAGCATTTTCCCAAGCATCAGAGTGAAGTATGTGATGCAGGCTTGGTGCAAAATGAAGGCCATACCCATGCAAGAGGTACTTCAAACTTGGCTATCTGCCAAGTTGCTTTGGAGGATAATGCTCTCCTTGCACTTGATAAAG ATGGAATGTTGTTCTCTGGCTGTGTTCCCGTCTCACTTAAACCGAAGATTACTGAAGTTGCACTGGGAAAGGAACATAATGTGGCATTGACAGCAGATGGAGTTCTTCTGACATGGGGGGACGGAAT GCGTGGACAATTAGGCATTGGTGAATTGTGCCACAGTGAAAAACCAGTGGTCATAGAGAATCTTCAGGGTATTGTTATCTCTTCTGTAGTTTGTGGAGGCTGGCACTCTGTTG CATTGAGTCATACTGGAGATGCATATGTTTGGGGTTGGAATGAAAGTGGACAGCTGGGCTTTCCACCAAATTCTCAGGGTAACCATTCAGTCATTAAATCAATTGAACACAAGTGTCTTTGCCTTGAGAATTTACCAGTTGATGGCAGGAGGATATGCAAAAGCATTGGAAGCATAACTGTGTCTGACAGCCACAAGTCATCACATGGTAGCACAGACCCCCATGTTGAATCTCTTAGCCAGTATCCAGGCACTGTTTCAAACatagataatgaagatgatagaAGCTCTAAGGGGAAatatgatgaagtgaagagaaagAAGCAGAATTATAGGCCTTCAGATATTAGAATAAACCAAGAGCACAGTATTGATAGAATTAATGTTCAAGCATCTCCCAGACTGCTGGACTTCTGGAGTGAAAATGTAAACATTGTGGATGTTCAGTGTGGAGACAGACACACTTTGTTTCAATTAG ATGATGGAAGTGTATGGTCAGCTGGCATGAAcaa ATATGGACAACTTGGCCTTGGTCATACTGAAGCTGTAGAGGTGCCTGCTGAAGTGTTCAGTAAGGGCATCACCAGAATTTTTGCTGGAGGATGGAattctgttttttttatattgtaa
- the LOC139755840 gene encoding uncharacterized protein, translating into MKVLVLFALVACAAAQSQWWPYSTPASTVKSADITPSIIPYAGIPWTQGVFPYNYPIVAAANPTVRAKRSADAEADPQILYTSSMNYPYASNAWSYHGFPYNWNYGMRPLLTVAKPAEAPRAKRSADADADADPYMFYSSAMTYPYTGYPWTYNNYPYTWPYAANPTLRAKRSADAEPEADPYMFYNSPATYPYSGYSWGYNTYPYTWPYGVNPIV; encoded by the exons ATGAAGGTTCTG GTGTTGTTCGCGCTTGTGGCTTGTGCCGCAGCACAGTCACAGTGGTGGCCTTATTCCACCCCAGCATCAACAGTGAAGTCGGCTGACATTACTCCTAGCATCATCCCCTATGCTGGCATTCCCTGGACCCAGGGTGTCTTCCCCTACAATTACCCTATTGTGGCGGCCGCTAATCCAACTGTTCGCGCCAAACGATCCGCTGATGCTGAAGCTGATCCTCAGATCCTGTACACTTCTTCAATGAACTACCCATATGCCAGTAATGCCTGGTCCTATCATGGCTTCCCCTACAACTGGAACTATGGCATGAGGCCTCTGCTCACCGTAGCTAAGCCAGCTGAGGCACCTCGCGCCAAACGCTCCGCTGATGCTGACGCTGACGCTGATCCTTATATGTTCTACTCTTCTGCAATGACTTACCCTTATACTGGCTATCCCTGGACCTACAACAACTACCCCTACACTTGGCCCTATGCTGCTAACCCTACTCTTCGCGCAAAACGCTCCGCTGATGCTGAGCCTGAAGCTGATCCTTACATGTTCTACAATTCTCCAGCGACCTACCCCTATTCCGGTTATTCATGGGGCTACAacacctacccatacacatgGCCCTATGGCGTCAACCCTATTGTTTAG